A single region of the Enterobacter cloacae complex sp. R_G8 genome encodes:
- a CDS encoding lipoprotein, which yields MKKPLLFLTVTLMLAGCSTLKTDQAIPLLQAETAKMLGLGSSDEITVTNVNGAQPDALGGQKLSYRATTEKGRIFDCSSMMMPGILGSAPTLSAPTCTPVVTHK from the coding sequence ATGAAAAAGCCACTACTCTTTTTAACCGTTACGTTGATGCTAGCCGGTTGTTCCACGCTGAAAACCGATCAGGCCATTCCACTCCTGCAGGCGGAAACCGCTAAAATGCTGGGGCTGGGCTCATCGGATGAAATAACCGTGACCAATGTTAATGGCGCCCAACCGGATGCACTGGGAGGGCAAAAGCTGTCTTATCGCGCGACAACGGAAAAAGGCCGTATTTTCGATTGCTCATCGATGATGATGCCAGGGATTTTAGGATCCGCCCCGACGCTGAGCGCGCCAACCTGTACACC
- a CDS encoding response regulator transcription factor, giving the protein MGQNYALVVDDHPLVASGIANFLITHCRFKQASVVTNEDDCYRQIRDNGPPRLLVIDFWLSSGTALKLLKEVKQLYPQVRLLVVSGDDNNDIWQKVHAAGGHGFVLKSEPPEMFSRAVFALTDNLTWFPEGNEFSVESNNEKLSKFNLTPRQIDVLNMIMRGLPNKRIAAQLSISEPTVKEHISNILKKIGVNSRVEAITLLHGKREPSE; this is encoded by the coding sequence TTGGGGCAGAATTATGCGTTGGTCGTTGATGACCATCCATTGGTAGCAAGCGGCATCGCCAATTTTCTGATTACACATTGCCGATTTAAGCAGGCGAGTGTGGTGACGAATGAGGATGATTGCTACCGTCAAATTAGGGATAATGGCCCGCCACGTTTGCTGGTAATCGATTTTTGGCTCTCGTCCGGAACCGCGTTGAAATTACTCAAAGAAGTCAAACAACTTTACCCACAGGTAAGGCTCCTGGTGGTTAGCGGGGATGATAATAATGATATCTGGCAGAAAGTTCACGCCGCCGGTGGGCACGGTTTCGTATTGAAAAGCGAGCCACCTGAAATGTTTTCGCGGGCCGTTTTTGCCCTCACTGATAATCTCACCTGGTTTCCTGAGGGAAACGAATTTTCCGTTGAATCGAATAATGAGAAGTTAAGTAAATTTAACTTAACGCCGCGCCAAATAGACGTGTTAAATATGATTATGCGCGGCCTGCCAAATAAAAGAATCGCCGCGCAACTTTCTATTTCTGAGCCTACAGTCAAAGAACACATCAGCAATATATTGAAAAAGATAGGCGTTAACAGTCGGGTCGAAGCCATCACGCTTCTGCATGGCAAACGGGAACCGTCGGAATGA